AAGGCGGAACGCCTGTTCCGTTTGGTGGCCGGTGATGGCCACGATCGTGCGCGTAGGCACCCCCTTCAGGTAGAAGTTCGTGGCGAAGGACCGGCGCGCGTGTGCGTGGTCACTAGTTCGGCCTTCGCCTTGGTCACGTAGCGACGCACCGGCGACCGTGCTAGATACGCTCACCTCGACCTGTAGGCTGGGGACCATTGCGGCGAATTCCCGCAGGTAGGCGTTCATCTTTTGGTTCGATATGGCGCGGGGCAAGGCGTTGCGGTACTTGCCTAGGATGGCCCGAACGCAAGGATGAAGGGGCAGGACAACCGCAGCGCCCGTTTTCGCCGTGCGGACGCGGATGCGGTCCCCGGTGATCTGTTCAGGGCGGATCGTGGTGAAGTCACCGAACCGCAGCCCGGTCCATGCGCCCACTAGGAACAGGTCGCGCGCACGCGCTAGGCGCGGATGCGCGGACAGGTCGAGGTGGAACATGTCGTTCAGTTCCTGTTCGGTCAGGTAGACCTTGTCGGTCAGTTCGGACGGGTGCGGAACTTGCGGCTGCGGAAGGCGGGGTTCACTTCGATGCCCTGTTCAGCAGCGGCCCGCAGGAACGTTTTCAACGTTTGGATGTACTTGCCGACGCTGTTCAAGGCTAGCCCTTGGTCGTTGGTCAGGTAGGCGTTGAACGCATCGTAACAGGCAAGGTCCACCGTGTCAAAGTCAACCCGGCGCCGTTTGGCCTTGGCGAACGCCTCTAGGTGGTGAAGGGTCGAGGTGTATTTCTTCAGGGTGGTCGCAGCAAGGCGCTGGCACCCGTGTCGGGGTTCACCCGGTCCTGTGCCTTGGTGATGAAGTCACGGATGAAGGCGAACAGGGTGCGCGGCCCGTCGCCCGCCTTGCGACCTAGGGCGATGTCTAGGCGGTCCCGTAGTTCCCCGGCCGATGGGGTGCGCTGGTCGTTGTCGTTCAGGAACCGCAGGTAGGCGCCTTCGACCTTGTCCACGATGGCGGACAGGTTGCGGTTGAATTCCGGGGAGGTGGTCAGGCTAGCCTTGGCACGTTGGGCCTTGGTGGACCAGTGCCGGGGGGCGATGCGTTCGCCGCTGGGATAGACCAGGCGTAGCCCGTTCCAGCGGATGACGATGTTAATGGGCGATGCGTCGCGGCTGCGGGGATCCCGCAGGTTCAGGTTGATCCGTGCCATGTGCGTGCGTTCAAGGGTTCGATAACTGGTGATGCGAATATAGGGCGGTTGTCGGTCCCGTTGTCGGTTCCGTTGTCGGTTTTCCTTTATCGTGCCTTATTGCCCCTTGTTTCGCCTTGCCTCAATTGGCAAGGGTTCAGCCTGTAGGCGTGCGGTTGGGCGCAAGGGCTAGACAACCTCGACAGCAAGGTTCAATTAGTCCCCTACGGGCTACATTCGAAAACCCGCGCTTAGCGCGGGTTTTCTCATTCCGCCCTCCGGGGAATGGCGCCACGCTTGTGATCCTCCACCGGAGGATCACCGCTGGCGCCTCCTACGGGCTACTTCGGCTTAGCGCGGGTTTTCTCATTCCGCCCTCCGGGGAATGGCGCCACGCTTGTGGTCCTCCACCGGAGGATCACCGCTGGGGCCTCCTACGGGCTACTTCGGCTTAGCGCGGGTTTCTCATTCCGCCCTCCGGGGAATGGCGCCACGCTTGTGGTCCTCCACCGGAGATGATCACCGCTGGGGCCTCCTACGGGCTACTTCGGCTTAGCGCGGGTTTTCTCATTCCGCCCTCCGGGGAATGGCGCCACGCTTGCGATCCTCCACCGGAGGATCACCGCTGGGGCCTCCTACGGGCTACTTCGGCTTAGCGCGGGTTTTCTCATTCCGCCCTCCGGGGGAATGGCGCCACGCTTGCGATCCTCCACCGGAGGATCACCGCTGGCGCCTCCTACGGGCTACTTCGGCTTAGCGCGGGTTTTCTCATTCCGCCCTCCGGGGAATGGCGCCACGCTTGTGGTCCTCCACCGGAGGATCACCGCTGGGGCCTCCTACGGGCTACTTCGGCTTAGCGCGTTTTCTCGTCCAGCCTCCAGGAAACGGATCCACACTGGCGGTCCCTTCGCGGTTGAACGTGGACAAGGTCCTCGTCTGGTGCTCCCGCACCGCGCTGGGCGCAACCTCGGCACGGTTGCGCACGTATCTTTGGCGCTTGTCCGTCAAGGACTTGCCTTCCGGAGCGGGGATCGTTGTCCCTGCGGAGGGCGGTCCGCGGACCGCACTCGCATGAAGGAGTTCAAGGGGATGGGATGGGGGCTGCTGGCCGCCTTGGTGCTGCTGACGGGCTGCGTCGGTGGGCGTCGCAACATCAACTACTTGCAGGACGGGTCGCTGACCCCGGGTGCGGCCAAGCTGTTCGAGAACCGCAAGTTCGAGTACCGGATCCAGGTGAACGATGTGCTCAGCATCCGTGTACTGGGGCTCGACGAGGCCACCCACCGCTTCTTCAATGTGGAAAGCCAGAACGGATTCCAAGGCGTGAACGATGCGGCGCTTTACGTGAACGGGTTCTCCGTGGACAAGAACGGACAGGTCCAGTTGCCCACGGTGGGCCGCATCAAGGTGCAGGGCCTCACGATGGGCGAGGCGCAGGACCTGGTGCAGCGCAAGATCAACGAGTACTTCACCAACGCCACCGTGATCCTCAAGCTGGTGAGCTTCCGCATCAGCGTGCTGGGCGATGTGCGCAACCCGGGCATGTACTTCATCTACAACAACCAGATCACCATCCTGGACGCGCTGGCGATGGCCGGCGGCCCCAACGAATATGGTGACAAGAGCAAGGTGACCCTCATGCGCCAGAGCGACCGCGGCGTCCAGGCCCTGTACGTGGACCTGTCCGGCACGGAGGTGCTGGCCAGCGAGTACTACTACCTGCTGCCGAACGATGTGGTGTACGTGCCCACGCTGAAGGCTCGCGCAGGCCGGATGAACCTGGAGCTGCTGTCGGTGCTCTTCGGCGCGATCAGCGCCCTGGCCCTGGTGGCCAACGTGTTCATCCTCAACCAGAACAACAACTGATGGCCGCACAGACCGGTACGGGAGACACCATCGACCTGAGGGCCATCTTCCGCAAGCTGGTGGCCAAGTGGTGGTTGTTCCTCATCACCCTCTCGCTTTCCGGGGCCGCAGCGGTGGCCTACCTGAAGACCACCCCGAAGCAGTTCCTGGTGAGCGCCACCATGCTGATGGGGGAGAAGAGCCGCAACAGTTTCGGGGGCGGGCAGGACGAGTTCCTCAAGGGGATGTCCTTCCTGCGCAGTGGAGGTGACATCGAGGACCACATCGCGATACTCACGTCCCGGTCCAACGTGGAGAAGACGCTCAAGCGCCTCGATTTCGGCATTTCCTTCTATGAGGAGCGGCGCTTCCTGAAACAGGAGCGCTACGACTATCCACCTTACAAGATCACGCTGGACACGGCCTCGTTGCAGATCACGGGCGTGCCCATCCACGTGTCGGTGGACCTGGCGGCCGGCACCTATCGCGTGAAGGCCGAGGGCAAGAACGTGCGCCTCTATAACGTGAAGCGCCAGGAGGTGGTGAGCGAGTTCATGGAGCAAGTGGACATCGACCAGACGGCCAAGGTGGGTGAGCCGTTCGTCGGGGACAAGCTCAGCTTCCATATCGAGTTCCCCGAGGACAGGCGCTACGATACCGAGAGCGACTACTACTTCTACATCAACAGCCTGGAGGGCCTCACCAAGCTGTATAAGGGCATCACGTTCGCCGAGCCGGCGAGCGACAACAGCAACATCGTGCAGCTGAGCGTGGTGGGCGAGGTGGTGAGCAAGGAGCGGAACTACCTGAACAAGCTGATGGAGACCTACATCGAGGGCGAGCTGTACAAGCAGCAGCAGAAGGGTCTCAAGACGATCAACTTCATCGACAACCAGATCGGCACGGTGAGCGACTCGCTGCGGCAGGTGGAGAGCAGCATGGAGAGCTTCCGGGGCAGCAGCGGCGGCATGATGAGCGCCGGCACCACCAGCGATGCGTTGTTCCAGGAGCGTTCACGATTGGAGGACGAGCGCAGCGCGGTGATGCAGAAGCGGCAGTACTGCCAGACCATCCTCAGCAAGCTGCGCAGTGCGGAGGATTTCCGCAACGTGGCGGCCCCCTCCAGCTCGGGCATCGACGATCCGGTGCTCAACAACCTGGTGATCCAGCTCACCCAGCTCTACGCCGACCTGGCCGCCCAGAACCTGAGCACCGTGCGCAGCAACCCGACCATCATCGCGATGGAGCGGAAGATCCAGAACATCAAGAGCTCGCTCATCGAGACCGCGGAGGGTCTGGTGAGCCAGGCCGACATCAGCATCGCGGAACTGAACCGGCGCCTGGGCTCCATCAACTACCAGTTCAACCAGCTGCCCGAGAACGAGCGCCGCCTGGTGAACATCGAGCGGAAGTTCAAGCTGAGCGACAACCTGTACAACTACCTGATGGAGAAGCGCGCCGAGGCGGGCATCGCCATCGCGAGCGATCAGGTGGACAAGAGCGTGGTGGACGATGCGCGCATGAGCGGTTTCGGCCCCGTGGCCCCGGACAAGAAGACCGTGCTCGGCGGGGCCATGCTTCTAGGTCTGCTCCTTCCGCTCGGGTTCATCCTCATCCGCGACTTCCTCAACGACCGCATCGAGCATCTGGACGAGCTGAAGCGCGTGAGCCCGATACCTGTGCTGGCCACCATACCGGGCGGCAAGCGCAAACGGGTGCTGCCCAACGAGCCCAAGTCGCTGCTGGCCGAGTCGTTCCGTACGGCCCGTATCAACCTGCAGTACCTCAACGCCAACGCGGCCCGGCAGGTGATCGGTTTCACATCCAGCACGAGCGGTGAGGGCAAGACGTTCTGTGCGGTGAACCTCGCGAGCGTGATGGCCATGAGCGGTCAACGCACGCTGATCATCGACGCCGACATGCGCCGGCCCCGCCTGGAGGAGACCTTGGAACTGAAAGCCGGACAGGGTTTGAGCAACTACCTGATCGGCGAGTGCCAGCTCAGCGACATCATCCGCCGAAGCGACGTCGAAGGGCTCGACGTGATCACCGCCGGCCCCGTCCCGCCCAATCCGCTCGAACTGGTGGAGTTGCCGCGCATGGCCGAGCTCTTCCAGCACTTGCGCGGCCGCTACGATCAGATCATCGTTGACGCCTCGCCGATGGGGCTGGTGAGCGAGTATGTGATCCTGGCCCGCCACATCGACGTCACCCTGTACGTGGTGCGACAGAACCGCACCCACCGCAAGGCGCTCCGGATCATCAATGAGATGTACGTGGAGAAGAAGGTGGGCCGGATCGACCTGTTGCTCAACGATGTGAAGGCCGGCGAGGGCTACGGTGACGGCTACGGCTACTACACCAAATAGGCCCGCCGGACGCATGCTGCGCACCGAAGGGTTCAGAAAGTACCTGGGCAACACCTCCTGGCTTTTCGGAGAGCAGGTGGTGCGCCTCGTGGTGGTGCTGGTCACCGGCATCTACGTCGCTCGCTACCTGGGCGATGCGCTCTTCGGTCAGTTGAACTACGCCACGGGCTTCGTGGGCATGTTCTTCGCGCTCAGCGCCATGGGTGTGGACCAGATCATCGTGCGCGACCTGGTGCAGCGTCCGGAACGGCGCGACGAGCTGCTGGGTACGGCGGCCTTCATCAAACTGGTGGGCTCCGTGCTGCTGCTCGTGGTGGTGTTGGCCGCCACCTTCATCAAGGGGATGGACGGCCTGACGGCGACGCTCGTGGTGGTCATCGCCGGGGCCGAACTGTTCCGTCCCTTCAGCGTGATCGAACACCTCTTCATGGCCCGGGTGGACGCCAAGAGCTCCGTCAGGGTGCAGTTCGCGCAGGTGCTGATCAGCGCCGCGTTCAAGCTCGCCCTCATCGCCCTCCGGGCCCCGCTGATCTGGTTCGCGTGGGTCTACGTGCTGGAGACGTTCGTGCTGGCCGCGGGGTATTCCCTGGCCCTGGCACGCGACGGAGCGAGCTGGAGGACCTGGACCGTTTCCCGCTCCACCTTGAGGTATCTGGTGAACGAGAGCTGGCCCATGCTGGTGTACGGGGTGGCGCTGTACATCCAGGCCAAGATCGACCAGGTGATGATCGGTGACATGCTCGCCTCCACCATGGGGCAGGAGGCCGCCTACGCCGAGGTGGGCCAATACTCCGTGGCGCTGAAGATGATCGAGGCCATGGGCTTCCTGCCGGTGATCGTCCAGAAAAGCCTGGCGCCCGCCATCACCCGGGCGAAAGTGCAGGATCCCGCCCTCTACGCGGACCGCCTGCTGAACCAGTACCGACTGATGTTCCTGATGTTCCTGGTGACCTCCGTGCCCCTGTACTTCCTGGCCAAGCCGCTGATCGTGTGGCTGTACGGGGAGGCCTTCGAACCGGCTGGCGCCCTGTTGTCGCTCTTCGCCATCCGGCTGTTCTTCACCAACATGGGCGTGGCGAAGGCGAGCTTCATCACCAACGAGGGGTTGTTCCGCTACTCGCTGCTCACGGCGGTGGTGGGCGCCGGCCTCAACATCGCCATCAACTATTTCCTGATCCCCCCGTTCAAGTCCATCGGCGCGATCTGGGCCACGATCGGTTCGTTCCTCGTCAGCATCTTCCTGATGGACCTGCTGTTCACCCGCACCCGGGTGAACTTCCGCTGGATGGTGCACGGCATGGCCACGTTCTGGCGGTTCCACCGCGCCACCTGAGCCCATGGACCGGCATCTCGTACCCGTACGCCCAACGCTCTTCGCCGAGCGCTCCTGCCCACGCTGTGGGTCTGGGGCTCCCGATGCGCTGGGCGTGGTCGTCCCCGGCGTCCATGTCCTTGGCGACTACCGCTGCAAGGCCTGTGGCTACGCCTTCCTCCACGACCTGCCCGTGGGCTTCGCGGTGGACCACGACGTGGCCATCGGACGGGAGGACGGAACGCTCCACGACAGCAGGAATGCCGAGGGCTGGGTATGGGGCCCACTGCTGGAGGGCTTCAGGAACCCCTCGGCCCGGGAGGTGCGGGTCGAACGCCGGGTGCTTCGTCCCGCCAAGCGTGTGGTGATCCTGAACACCTTGGATTTCCTGTACGGCCACGTGCTGCTGAAGCTCTGGAACGCGCAGTACTACCTGGACGCGCACAAGGACCTCGGTCTGGTGCTGATCCTGCCGAAGAGCTTCGCGTGGATGGTGCCCGAGGGC
The Flavobacteriales bacterium DNA segment above includes these coding regions:
- a CDS encoding integrase catalytic domain-containing protein, with translation MFHLDLSAHPRLARARDLFLVGAWTGLRFGDFTTIRPEQITGDRIRVRTAKTGAAVVLPLHPCVRAILGKYRNALPRAISNQKMNAYLREFAAMVPSLQVEVSVSSTVAGASLRDQGEGRTSDHAHARRSFATNFYLKGVPTRTIVAITGHQTEQAFRLYIRLNADEHADILQAYMDKAAPLAIVA
- a CDS encoding phage integrase SAM-like domain-containing protein; protein product: MKKYTSTLHHLEAFAKAKRRRVDFDTVDLACYDAFNAYLTNDQGLALNSVGKYIQTLKTFLRAAAEQGIEVNPAFRSRKFRTRPN
- a CDS encoding polysaccharide export protein, producing the protein MKEFKGMGWGLLAALVLLTGCVGGRRNINYLQDGSLTPGAAKLFENRKFEYRIQVNDVLSIRVLGLDEATHRFFNVESQNGFQGVNDAALYVNGFSVDKNGQVQLPTVGRIKVQGLTMGEAQDLVQRKINEYFTNATVILKLVSFRISVLGDVRNPGMYFIYNNQITILDALAMAGGPNEYGDKSKVTLMRQSDRGVQALYVDLSGTEVLASEYYYLLPNDVVYVPTLKARAGRMNLELLSVLFGAISALALVANVFILNQNNN
- a CDS encoding polysaccharide biosynthesis tyrosine autokinase: MAAQTGTGDTIDLRAIFRKLVAKWWLFLITLSLSGAAAVAYLKTTPKQFLVSATMLMGEKSRNSFGGGQDEFLKGMSFLRSGGDIEDHIAILTSRSNVEKTLKRLDFGISFYEERRFLKQERYDYPPYKITLDTASLQITGVPIHVSVDLAAGTYRVKAEGKNVRLYNVKRQEVVSEFMEQVDIDQTAKVGEPFVGDKLSFHIEFPEDRRYDTESDYYFYINSLEGLTKLYKGITFAEPASDNSNIVQLSVVGEVVSKERNYLNKLMETYIEGELYKQQQKGLKTINFIDNQIGTVSDSLRQVESSMESFRGSSGGMMSAGTTSDALFQERSRLEDERSAVMQKRQYCQTILSKLRSAEDFRNVAAPSSSGIDDPVLNNLVIQLTQLYADLAAQNLSTVRSNPTIIAMERKIQNIKSSLIETAEGLVSQADISIAELNRRLGSINYQFNQLPENERRLVNIERKFKLSDNLYNYLMEKRAEAGIAIASDQVDKSVVDDARMSGFGPVAPDKKTVLGGAMLLGLLLPLGFILIRDFLNDRIEHLDELKRVSPIPVLATIPGGKRKRVLPNEPKSLLAESFRTARINLQYLNANAARQVIGFTSSTSGEGKTFCAVNLASVMAMSGQRTLIIDADMRRPRLEETLELKAGQGLSNYLIGECQLSDIIRRSDVEGLDVITAGPVPPNPLELVELPRMAELFQHLRGRYDQIIVDASPMGLVSEYVILARHIDVTLYVVRQNRTHRKALRIINEMYVEKKVGRIDLLLNDVKAGEGYGDGYGYYTK
- a CDS encoding flippase is translated as MLRTEGFRKYLGNTSWLFGEQVVRLVVVLVTGIYVARYLGDALFGQLNYATGFVGMFFALSAMGVDQIIVRDLVQRPERRDELLGTAAFIKLVGSVLLLVVVLAATFIKGMDGLTATLVVVIAGAELFRPFSVIEHLFMARVDAKSSVRVQFAQVLISAAFKLALIALRAPLIWFAWVYVLETFVLAAGYSLALARDGASWRTWTVSRSTLRYLVNESWPMLVYGVALYIQAKIDQVMIGDMLASTMGQEAAYAEVGQYSVALKMIEAMGFLPVIVQKSLAPAITRAKVQDPALYADRLLNQYRLMFLMFLVTSVPLYFLAKPLIVWLYGEAFEPAGALLSLFAIRLFFTNMGVAKASFITNEGLFRYSLLTAVVGAGLNIAINYFLIPPFKSIGAIWATIGSFLVSIFLMDLLFTRTRVNFRWMVHGMATFWRFHRAT